The sequence CATTCCCGCCTGAATTTTACTGATGATGAATTGCCGCCAGAGCCTCCGGGAAAAAAGTTGACAAATGCAAAGCGCAAAGCCGAAAGGACAGCACAAAAGCTGGAGGCAGCAGAACGGAATTTGCCTGCCCGACGCAAGCTGCGGATGAATATTGAGGCTGATGCAGAAACCGGCAAGGCCAAGCATCGCCTTAAATTTGAAAAAGAAGCTATTTCCCAAGGGGAACACTTGAAAGGTGCGAAACCGCTGCGCCCTATTAAAAAAGGCGCAAATGTCGCTATTGGATATGCTCATAAGAAGGTTTACGAAAATGAGCATGAAAATGTGGGCATTGAAGCGGCGCACCGTACAGAACTTGTGGCCGAGAGCGGCTTGCGCATGGCATACCGCCGCCGAAAAACCGCTCCCTATCGCAAAGTTTCCCGTCTCCAGAAAAAGGCAACAAAGACCAGCGCACGGGCAGCATACCAGCAGGCGCTTCACGACCATCCTGAACTAAAAAAGAGTATGCTGTCTCGCTTGTGGCAAAAGCAAAAGATCAAACGAAAATATGCCAAAGCTGCACGAGAAGCCCAGCGTGCCGGGAAAGCAGCGAAGAAAACCGCTGTCACTACCGAGAAGATAGCAACTCGCGTGGTGCTATTTGTTAAGCGCCACCCCATTATCTTTGGGATTATTGCGCTCTTGCTTCTGCTGTTCTTTCTCATTTCTTCTATTTTCACTTCCTGCTCCAGCATGGGTACAAGCGGTCTTGGTGCAGTCACCGCTTCAAGCTATGTAGCCGAAGATCGAGACATCGACAATGCGGAGCTTTATTATACGGAATGGGAAACAGATTTGCAGATGCAGATAGAAAATGCGGAAACCGATCATCCCGGCTATGACGAATACCGCTATCAGGTAGATGACATCGGCCACAATCCTTTCGAGTTGATGGGTTTTCTCACCGCTGTTTACCAAGAGTTCCAATACCCCAATGTGCAATCTGTTCTACAATCTATTTTTGCAGAGCAGTACACTCTTGACTTTGTAGAGGAAACAGAAATCCGCTACAGGACGGAAACCCGCGTGGATCCCAATACAGGCCAAACCTACGAAGTGCAGGTGCCCTATGAATGGCATATCTTGAATGTCAACCTTACGGCTAAATCTTTCAGCGATGTGATTGCTGGGTATATGGATGCCGAACAGGTTGAACTCTACAACATTCTAATGGCAACGAAGGGAAACCGGCAATATGTTTCCAATCCATTCGGAGAAACAAATTGGCTGCCGTATGTCACCAGCTATTATGGCTATCGTGTTCATCCAATCAGCGGAGGCAAGAATTTTCATAAAGGCGTTGATATTGGGATGGCGCAAGGCACAGAAATTTTAGCCGGGCATGACGGTACGGTTTCGCAGGCTGGAGAGGCAGGCGATTATGGGCTTGTAGTTGTGCTGGAAGGCACCATGCAGGATGGTAAGACGCTCACCACAAAATATGCGCATTGTTCACAGCTACTTGTTTCGGCTGGGCAAGAAGTAAAAAAAGGTGATGTTATCGCCAAGGTCGGCTCCACGGGTAATTCGACTGGACCACACCTTCATCTGGAGGTTTTGGTAAATGGAGAGTATATTAACCCGCTGTATTTTGCAGATACCGGCGATCACACTTTCGGCAGCTTGGCGCCTGGCACTCCGGGCGGTCCTGAAATCCCCGCTTATCCCGGCGCACCGATGGGCGATGGCAGCTATGCAGCCCTGATGGAGGAAGCACAGAAACATCTTGGCAAGCCTTATGTATTTGGTGCCAAAGGACCTGACTCTTTCGATTGCAGTGGCTTTGTCTGCTATAGTCTGCGGGAGTCCGGCGTTAAAAACATAGCTACCAATGCGCAGGGGTTATACAATGCCTGCACACCTGTTTCCCGCGCAAATGCCCAGCCGGGCGATTTAATCTTTTTCCAAGGAACTTACAGCACTCCAAGCACAGTAACACATGTAGGTATTTATATCGGCAACGGCATGATGATTCATGCAGGGAAACCCGTTCAATATGCCAGCATTGATACAGCCTATTGGACAGAACACTTTTACGCCTTCGGGCGGCTCAACTAACAAGATTGGAGGTAATCATGAATCCCAAAATAGACAAACTGGCGAAGGAAATCGCCAAAGCTGAAACCAAAATTTCCGAACTGCAAAAAAAGGTTGCTGAACTAAAAGAGCAAAAAACCGAGTTGGAAAACTATGATTATGGCGAGATTGGACGCAGCTTCAACTTTTCACCAAAGGAGCTGGCTGAATTTTTGAAAGCCCAGCAGATCAAGCCGACGCTGCCTTCCGTTGAAGGAGCTTCCAATCAAGCACAGGAGGATTATAATGAAGAATAAAACTATCGCTTTTTTATCGGCGCTTGTGCTTTGCATAAGCGCCTTTGCTTTGCCCATCACGGCTTTCGCTGCCAGCAGCGATGATACCACCCCTCCGA comes from Christensenellaceae bacterium and encodes:
- a CDS encoding peptidase M24: MPRDREFRAKEKRFQKMTHDGLIERGAESGEEIRISNRERDFDLRQARASPDGVPQQENCQRRFRPAEEISQTAEQSNADEPVDSSFKENGYSQAADAAQNTRQRNQRQRFAGDEGNAAQQRHSRLNFTDDELPPEPPGKKLTNAKRKAERTAQKLEAAERNLPARRKLRMNIEADAETGKAKHRLKFEKEAISQGEHLKGAKPLRPIKKGANVAIGYAHKKVYENEHENVGIEAAHRTELVAESGLRMAYRRRKTAPYRKVSRLQKKATKTSARAAYQQALHDHPELKKSMLSRLWQKQKIKRKYAKAAREAQRAGKAAKKTAVTTEKIATRVVLFVKRHPIIFGIIALLLLLFFLISSIFTSCSSMGTSGLGAVTASSYVAEDRDIDNAELYYTEWETDLQMQIENAETDHPGYDEYRYQVDDIGHNPFELMGFLTAVYQEFQYPNVQSVLQSIFAEQYTLDFVEETEIRYRTETRVDPNTGQTYEVQVPYEWHILNVNLTAKSFSDVIAGYMDAEQVELYNILMATKGNRQYVSNPFGETNWLPYVTSYYGYRVHPISGGKNFHKGVDIGMAQGTEILAGHDGTVSQAGEAGDYGLVVVLEGTMQDGKTLTTKYAHCSQLLVSAGQEVKKGDVIAKVGSTGNSTGPHLHLEVLVNGEYINPLYFADTGDHTFGSLAPGTPGGPEIPAYPGAPMGDGSYAALMEEAQKHLGKPYVFGAKGPDSFDCSGFVCYSLRESGVKNIATNAQGLYNACTPVSRANAQPGDLIFFQGTYSTPSTVTHVGIYIGNGMMIHAGKPVQYASIDTAYWTEHFYAFGRLN